From Cupriavidus taiwanensis, a single genomic window includes:
- a CDS encoding IS4 family transposase: MSNESGAWVDEEFESLDLGDPRRDRRAKELLKRFAALPTASIPGACDDWSQTIAAYRFLGNEQIDWRDVMQPHWERTAARAAQFPVVLCIADTTELNFNGQEIDGLGPLTYEAQRGMFLHPTYAVTPDREPLGVIDAWMWAREPKDADGNRGGIKESVRWIEGYERVAEQAALLPQTRLVYMTDREGDIAELMARAQELGQPADWLIRSQHNRNLAEGGKLWDSVDASPVLGEITFILPGRAGQKAREVKQELRAQRMKLPGLVGAEFTCVAAREIEAPAGVKPVVWRLVTNREAQDADAVNKLVEWYRARWEIEMFFHVLKTGCKVEALQLSHMDRVERALALYMVVAWRIARLMRLGRTCPDLDASLFFDADEIRGAYVLSKKARPKTPVTLNHMIRLVASLGGFLGRKNDGEPGAKTIWIGMQRTMDAALTIQTLREES, translated from the coding sequence ATGAGCAACGAGTCGGGGGCATGGGTGGACGAGGAATTCGAGAGTCTGGATCTTGGTGATCCGCGGCGGGATCGGCGCGCCAAGGAGCTGCTCAAGCGGTTTGCGGCTCTGCCGACGGCGAGCATCCCCGGCGCATGCGATGACTGGTCGCAAACCATCGCGGCATATCGGTTTCTCGGCAATGAGCAGATCGATTGGCGGGACGTAATGCAGCCGCATTGGGAGCGCACTGCAGCGAGGGCCGCGCAGTTTCCGGTGGTGCTGTGCATCGCTGATACAACCGAATTGAACTTTAATGGCCAGGAGATCGACGGGCTGGGTCCGTTGACCTATGAAGCCCAGCGGGGCATGTTTTTGCATCCGACCTACGCGGTGACGCCTGACCGCGAGCCGCTGGGGGTGATCGATGCCTGGATGTGGGCTCGGGAGCCCAAGGACGCCGATGGCAACCGGGGCGGGATCAAGGAAAGCGTACGCTGGATTGAAGGATATGAACGGGTTGCGGAGCAAGCCGCGCTATTGCCGCAGACACGGCTGGTGTATATGACAGACCGCGAGGGTGATATTGCCGAGTTGATGGCGCGCGCCCAGGAACTTGGCCAACCGGCCGACTGGTTGATCCGCAGCCAACACAACCGCAACCTGGCCGAGGGCGGCAAGTTGTGGGATAGCGTCGACGCCAGCCCGGTACTCGGGGAAATCACCTTTATCTTGCCAGGGCGAGCAGGCCAGAAGGCGCGCGAGGTCAAACAGGAACTACGCGCCCAGCGTATGAAGCTGCCGGGTCTGGTCGGAGCGGAGTTCACCTGTGTGGCGGCAAGGGAGATCGAAGCGCCCGCAGGCGTCAAGCCAGTGGTTTGGCGATTGGTGACGAACCGAGAAGCGCAGGACGCTGATGCGGTCAACAAACTTGTTGAATGGTATCGGGCAAGGTGGGAGATCGAGATGTTCTTCCATGTCCTGAAGACCGGCTGCAAGGTCGAGGCGCTACAGCTATCGCACATGGATCGTGTGGAGCGGGCCTTGGCGTTGTATATGGTGGTGGCATGGCGCATTGCCCGCCTGATGCGGTTGGGCAGAACCTGTCCGGATCTGGATGCGTCGCTGTTCTTCGATGCCGACGAGATTCGGGGGGCATACGTGCTCTCCAAGAAAGCTCGCCCGAAGACACCGGTCACACTCAATCACATGATTCGGTTGGTTGCTTCCCTGGGCGGGTTCCTTGGGCGGAAGAACGATGGCGAGCCCGGCGCCAAGACGATCTGGATCGGCATGCAGCGAACCATGGACGCCGCGCTCACTATTCAAACACTGAGGGAAGAGTCATGA
- a CDS encoding IS3 family transposase (programmed frameshift), translated as MRAYSAERKEALLLRMMPPENALVSALARETGITEQTLYAWRRQMKAQGVPVPGDGKNPEVWSSEDKFAVVLETAPLNEAELAEYCRRKGLYAEQIAAWREACRSANANAGEQAREQLLQSKGDKKRIQQLEKELQRKEKALAEAAALLILRKKGPGDLGRKRGRLISVPDRRLCISLIREAERSGCRLAQACDELGLSLRTFQRWVREGDEVVADARTTTERPAPANKLSEAERQQILAVANSVEFASLPPSQIVPTLADRGQYVASESSFYRVLRSASQQHHRGRARKPSARVVTSHCATGEVHRAESAELAALLMRRASLAEGLAGRPLVLHSDNGSPMKGATMLATLENLGVVASFSRPRVSNDNPYAGSLFRTCKYRPDYPHQAFDSVDEARAWTQRFVRWYNHEHKPSALKFVTPAQRHSRLAPVVLAHREAVYAEAKARTPARWSGPTRNWSLADEVWLNPEQMELAELKQVA; from the exons ATGAGAGCCTATTCAGCAGAGAGAAAGGAAGCGCTGTTGCTCCGCATGATGCCTCCCGAGAACGCGTTGGTGTCAGCGCTGGCAAGGGAGACGGGGATCACGGAGCAGACGCTGTATGCTTGGCGTCGACAGATGAAAGCGCAAGGAGTCCCGGTGCCGGGAGATGGAAAGAACCCCGAGGTCTGGTCCTCGGAAGACAAGTTTGCGGTGGTACTGGAAACCGCGCCGCTCAATGAGGCGGAATTGGCCGAGTATTGCCGCCGCAAGGGTCTTTACGCGGAGCAGATCGCTGCTTGGCGCGAGGCCTGTCGCTCGGCCAATGCCAACGCCGGTGAGCAGGCGCGAGAGCAACTGCTCCAGTCCAAAGGCGACAAGAAGCGTATCCAGCAGCTTGAAAAGGAATTACAGCGCAAGGAGAAGGCGCTGGCGGAAGCGGCCGCGTTGTTGATCCTGAGAAAAAAAG GTCCAGGCGATCTGGGGAGAAAAAGAGGACGACTGATCAGCGTCCCAGATCGCCGGTTGTGTATATCGTTGATTCGTGAGGCAGAACGCTCTGGCTGCCGGCTGGCGCAGGCTTGCGACGAGTTGGGTCTGAGCTTGCGCACCTTCCAGCGCTGGGTTCGGGAAGGCGACGAGGTGGTCGCAGATGCTCGCACCACCACTGAGCGGCCAGCGCCAGCCAACAAGCTAAGCGAGGCGGAACGCCAGCAGATTCTTGCCGTGGCCAACAGCGTGGAGTTTGCCAGTTTGCCGCCCAGCCAGATCGTACCGACGCTGGCGGACCGCGGCCAGTACGTGGCCTCGGAGTCGAGCTTTTATCGTGTCTTGCGTAGCGCGTCGCAGCAGCATCACCGCGGTCGTGCGCGCAAGCCCTCGGCCCGGGTGGTGACCAGCCATTGCGCCACCGGTGAAGTGCATCGGGCGGAGTCGGCGGAACTGGCGGCGCTGCTCATGCGGCGAGCCAGTTTGGCCGAAGGTCTGGCTGGACGTCCTCTGGTTCTGCACTCGGATAACGGCAGTCCAATGAAGGGCGCGACGATGCTGGCCACCCTGGAAAACCTGGGGGTGGTCGCTTCGTTCAGCCGGCCGCGCGTGAGCAATGACAACCCCTACGCGGGGTCGCTGTTCCGGACCTGCAAATACCGGCCGGACTACCCGCACCAGGCGTTCGACAGCGTGGACGAGGCACGCGCATGGACGCAGCGATTCGTGCGTTGGTACAACCATGAGCACAAGCCTAGTGCACTGAAATTCGTCACGCCGGCGCAGCGCCACAGTCGCCTCGCCCCGGTGGTGCTGGCGCACCGTGAAGCGGTCTATGCTGAGGCTAAGGCCAGAACGCCTGCGCGTTGGTCAGGGCCGACGCGGAACTGGAGTTTGGCCGACGAAGTCTGGCTCAATCCGGAGCAGATGGAGCTAGCAGAACTAAAGCAGGTTGCGTAA
- a CDS encoding GH12 family glycosyl hydrolase domain-containing protein, protein MPKFLAILGCLTSLMLMLGSTVAQAATWSVTSPSTSSCHEHTLFARWSYEGYTLNNDVWGPCSVPPVAVGPQSFWANSSFDWSVTSDQPDTNGIKSYPHVEYFVNKPVGSLRKLTATISATTPSAGAWESTLDIWADAKQHEIMVWLNYTGTSNGCGNVKPISYNWTAEGCAIPLYSNVSLSGSTWNVYVGTNGKNAVYSFLRTAKTNQTTIDVLEIMNYLKSLNYFDDVVVGEIQYGFEITSSVGGLSFGSKNFAVTAE, encoded by the coding sequence ATGCCAAAATTTCTAGCCATATTGGGATGTCTCACCTCCCTGATGCTGATGCTTGGATCCACCGTCGCGCAGGCTGCAACATGGTCTGTAACTTCGCCTTCAACTTCATCCTGCCATGAGCATACTCTTTTCGCGCGTTGGAGCTACGAGGGGTATACCTTAAACAATGACGTATGGGGGCCTTGCAGCGTTCCTCCAGTCGCAGTTGGTCCGCAGTCCTTTTGGGCTAATTCAAGTTTCGACTGGAGTGTCACATCAGACCAGCCTGACACGAACGGCATAAAGTCCTATCCGCACGTCGAATACTTTGTCAACAAGCCTGTCGGTTCGCTGAGGAAGCTCACTGCCACTATCTCAGCTACCACGCCCTCTGCTGGTGCATGGGAATCTACGTTGGATATCTGGGCAGACGCAAAACAGCACGAGATCATGGTCTGGCTGAACTACACGGGCACCTCGAATGGATGCGGTAATGTCAAGCCAATCTCGTACAACTGGACTGCTGAAGGTTGCGCGATTCCGCTCTACAGTAACGTTTCGCTGTCCGGTAGCACCTGGAATGTCTATGTCGGTACCAACGGCAAGAACGCCGTCTATTCTTTCTTACGTACAGCGAAGACCAACCAAACTACGATCGACGTGCTGGAGATTATGAATTACTTAAAGTCGCTGAACTATTTTGATGACGTGGTCGTCGGCGAGATCCAGTACGGTTTTGAAATTACATCCTCGGTCGGTGGGCTGAGCTTTGGGTCTAAGAACTTCGCCGTCACCGCTGAGTAA
- a CDS encoding IS3 family transposase (programmed frameshift) — MTKRSRRTHSATFKAKVAMAALKGDKTLAELAQQYDVHPSQITEWKQQLAEHAADVFGGGKTKTAAEPPVDVKALHAKIGQLTLENDFLGARARQGGIAERKAMIDRDHPLPVSRQVKLVDISRSSVYYQPRPISDADLRLMRRIDELHLEHPFAGARMLARLLRRESIPVGRRHVRTLMKRMGIEALYRRPNTSRKHAAHKIWPYLLRDRTIDRANQVWALDTSYIPMARGFVYLMAVVDWASRKVLAHRVAITLESCHAVEALEEAFAKYGTPEIVNTDQGSQFTATGFTDAVLDRGIRLSMDGKGSWRDNVFVERLWRSVKYEEVYLKAYDSVSHARRSIANYLTWYNQRRPHSSLADQTPDEAYFATLPAIKSAA; from the exons ATGACGAAACGAAGCAGACGGACCCACTCGGCAACCTTCAAGGCCAAGGTGGCCATGGCCGCGCTCAAGGGCGACAAGACGCTGGCGGAATTGGCCCAGCAGTATGACGTGCACCCGAGCCAGATCACGGAGTGGAAGCAACAGTTGGCGGAGCACGCCGCGGACGTGTTCGGCGGCGGCAAAACCAAGACTGCGGCCGAGCCGCCGGTGGACGTGAAGGCGCTGCATGCAAAGATAGGCCAATTGACACTGGAGAACGATTTTTTAG GAGCACGCGCTCGGCAAGGCGGGATTGCTGAGCGGAAAGCGATGATTGACCGCGATCACCCGCTGCCGGTGAGCCGCCAGGTCAAGCTGGTCGACATTTCCCGATCGAGCGTCTACTACCAGCCGCGTCCAATCAGCGACGCGGATCTGAGGCTGATGCGCCGGATCGACGAACTGCATCTGGAGCATCCCTTCGCGGGCGCACGCATGCTGGCCCGCCTGTTGCGACGGGAGAGCATCCCGGTCGGCCGCCGGCACGTGCGCACGCTGATGAAGCGCATGGGCATCGAGGCGCTGTACCGTCGCCCCAACACGAGCCGCAAGCATGCGGCGCACAAGATCTGGCCATACCTACTGCGCGACCGGACGATCGATCGCGCCAACCAGGTGTGGGCGCTGGACACGAGCTACATTCCGATGGCGCGGGGCTTCGTGTATCTGATGGCGGTGGTGGACTGGGCGAGCCGCAAAGTACTGGCCCACCGGGTGGCGATCACTCTGGAGAGCTGCCATGCTGTCGAGGCGCTGGAGGAGGCCTTTGCGAAATACGGCACGCCGGAGATCGTCAACACCGACCAGGGCAGCCAGTTCACCGCGACGGGGTTCACAGACGCTGTGCTCGACCGCGGCATCCGACTGTCGATGGACGGCAAGGGCAGTTGGCGCGACAACGTGTTCGTCGAACGCCTTTGGCGCAGCGTCAAATACGAGGAGGTCTACCTGAAAGCCTACGACTCGGTCAGCCATGCGCGCCGCTCTATCGCTAACTACCTAACTTGGTACAACCAACGACGGCCCCATTCCAGTCTGGCGGACCAGACCCCGGATGAGGCATACTTCGCCACGCTGCCAGCGATCAAATCGGCAGCCTGA
- a CDS encoding IS5 family transposase: MRGADTFTESLFTMRRLEDFVPQSHPLRSIRTMANQALVKMDRLFAQMYEADIKGGRPSIAPEKLLRAMLLQVLYSIRSERQLMEQTQYNLLFRWFIGLSMDDSVWVPTVFTKNRERLIKHDAVIQFFNEVLAIAQKKNWLSGEHFSVDGTLIQAWAGHKSFVRKDGDDQDDDAGGSFKGRKRSNETHESKTDPDAKLYRKGKTSSELRYMGHTLSDNRHGLVVSAMVTKADGHAEREAAKVMLNDARQVIEDLNVEVTVGADKGYDAHEFIEACLEMKVTPHVAQNTSGRRSAVPDAIASSAGYAVSQQKRKLIEQGFGWVKTVGRMRQVMVRGLKKVDQMFVLSMAAYHLVRMRSLGQIRPQLQ, translated from the coding sequence ATGCGCGGCGCAGATACCTTCACGGAAAGCTTGTTCACTATGCGGAGGCTGGAGGATTTCGTGCCGCAGTCCCATCCGCTGCGCTCGATCCGGACTATGGCCAACCAGGCGCTGGTGAAGATGGACCGGCTGTTCGCGCAGATGTACGAGGCCGATATCAAGGGTGGCCGCCCCAGTATCGCGCCGGAGAAGTTGCTGCGGGCCATGCTGCTGCAGGTGCTCTACAGCATTCGCTCTGAGCGCCAGCTCATGGAGCAGACGCAATACAACCTGCTGTTTCGCTGGTTCATCGGGCTGTCGATGGACGACTCAGTTTGGGTGCCCACGGTCTTCACCAAGAACCGCGAGCGACTGATCAAGCATGATGCGGTGATCCAGTTTTTCAACGAGGTGCTGGCCATCGCGCAGAAGAAGAACTGGCTGTCGGGTGAGCACTTCAGCGTGGACGGCACGCTGATACAGGCGTGGGCAGGCCACAAGAGCTTCGTGCGCAAGGATGGCGACGACCAAGACGATGACGCCGGCGGCAGCTTCAAAGGTCGCAAGCGCAGCAACGAGACACACGAATCCAAGACCGATCCCGATGCCAAGCTCTACCGCAAGGGCAAGACATCCAGTGAGCTGCGCTACATGGGTCATACCCTGAGCGACAACCGCCATGGCCTGGTGGTTAGCGCCATGGTGACCAAGGCGGACGGACACGCCGAGCGGGAGGCCGCAAAGGTCATGCTTAACGATGCCAGGCAGGTGATTGAAGACCTGAATGTGGAAGTCACCGTGGGCGCGGACAAGGGCTATGACGCGCACGAGTTCATTGAGGCCTGCCTGGAAATGAAGGTGACGCCCCACGTGGCGCAGAACACATCGGGTCGTCGCTCGGCCGTTCCTGATGCCATTGCTTCCAGCGCCGGTTATGCCGTCTCGCAACAAAAGCGCAAGCTGATCGAACAGGGCTTCGGGTGGGTCAAGACCGTGGGGCGCATGCGTCAGGTGATGGTGCGCGGTCTGAAGAAAGTCGATCAGATGTTTGTGCTGAGCATGGCCGCCTACCACCTCGTGCGCATGCGCTCGCTGGGACAAATCCGTCCGCAGTTGCAGTAA